Part of the Carassius auratus strain Wakin chromosome 8, ASM336829v1, whole genome shotgun sequence genome is shown below.
AAACaccacatgcattttattttgtaggTCATCTTCCTTGAGTCTGACACTAAGTAAATATTACCCGAGGAGTTTCACTGACAGCAACAAAGCAACAAGGTTTTTCGGACTTTCCCTCATAAATCTTCTCAGTGTTTGATCTCTGTTTTGTTCAACAAAAGTTGTGGGATTTCCCCGTCACAGTGACTGTATGTTTACCTTCTGTCACGACTGTCATGCCTCGTCATGTCTGAATGAGAACTGACAATGAAGCAATTCCTTAAAAGGGAACTGCGATAGTCTGATAAtattgtaattgttgttttaGAAATGTGTTCAATAGCCATGTATGTTTGTGTCATTTCTTTATGATAGTTAAACAAAATCACACAAGCAAGTGTGCTGTTTTTCCCGAATATCAGAGCAACtgtaaatgtgatattgattttatacatatGTAATAGtagaatttaaaaataacattttataccaGTTATATAATTATAGAGAAGTTAATTTAATATTGTGACTTAAAGTTTAGTCataatttttttcctattttggggtaaaaaacataaaatacataatgtaaaatGCTTATACATAATATGAACATAACCAACTTGAGTATATTATGTGTTAAAACAAATAGCTGTAGAGGGAGCCAATGGCCTGGTGACGTGTAACAGCAAGATTATATGAAGTCACGATGTACAGTACATGGCATATTTAGACATAGGTTGATGTAttctcctgtgttggcaaaggtttataaattatttacataaaaaatctaGTGAGGTATTGCACACAGTTTTTCCAGATGAACGTTCATAGCATATACAGAAGTTGATTAGCCCATTTCACACATTACCTTTGATAGATaatgtgtgaacaggaccttttcaaaaatcCCGGTAAATTTGTTCTGCCAAACATATAGCCCATTTCACATTGCACGCTGGACCTGGAAGatttgccggaacattgccgggtcacttTCTGTGCAAACAGGAACTttcagtgaaagttaacgtgcctagcgttttcgactcgtacattacacgtaacatcatgatgtcacgtgtctttacgggacctttacaggccgtgtgtgaatgcacgcacatattccgtgtaatcactggcagtgtgaaaggggtttATGATTCTTATGGAGATTACATAATTACtctgagctgtttacaaagctcCGCTGCTTTATAAATTCACATTTCTATGCAAATAAGCACTAGATGGACATCTTTGTTCATTGTGCCTCACAGCTTTTTGTCGCGAATGTAAAGTTAGTTTAGTTGAGAGTGGAAGCTGCTCCTCTCATACCACTGGTAGGTGATCTCATGGACTCAAAGGTGATatgaacaagttttttttttaaatgcaggatTATTTTTTTCCGCAGCCAAACATTGCATACTGGAAATCCGCCATGTTGGTGGAGAACTGTAAACCCTGCGCTTCAGATGCTGCTTTTGCACCACTTCAGCAGAGCTGAATTTTTGATTTcttcatttcaatttttttatttataaaatggatAGTATCACCACTTAATGAAAATTTAATGTCTATCGATTTTGTctaattattaacaataacattTCAGGAAAAACGAAGATTTCATTTTGTCAATATTGCGCACCCCCAGGCCCTACTTGCCTCTTTTCTTACCTGTTTAATCAGCATGTAGGTCTCGGACATGATCTTCTCGATGCGCTGCAGGTCGTAGGTCATGCCCTTCTGACCTTGCTGCCACACCCTGTACGCATCCAAAAGCAGCGTCTTGCCCGACTCTTCATCATCCAGCAGCTTCCTCTTCCTGCTGGGCCTCTGCTGTAGTCCCAGCTCAGGAGTGCTGGCGAGAGGTGTGGGGATGCTGGATGTTGGTGTTGGGACCATACTAAGTGCTCCTTTATCTGCGTTCATCTGATTCTGTAGCTGCTGCTGTTTTGAGCTAATGCTCAAATCCTCCAGCGAGAGCTCAGACGCCCGACTGCTCTCTGGGACCTTACCGGCCTCCTCTGTTGCCGATTTAACCACCCCCTGCTCCTGTGGTCCAGTTTCAACAGGCGTTTGAGGGTCTCTGAATTTTGAGGCACCCGGCCATGATCCAGGGCCAAGCTCCATAGGCTCTACAAGTGCTGAAGTACCTTTTCTGGGGTGAACCCCGGCCTCTGCCGCCTCATTTAAAGGCTCCAGGGAGAGCTGAAGAGTGGCTGAACACTGCTGAGGCATCCTGGGAGGTCCGGTCTCACTTCCTGTAAACTTATGGGTGTTGGGGAGTCCTGCTTTAGGCTGGGTGGTGTGGGAGCATCTGTGGTCCTCCACAGCAGGGGGCCGGTTGGACACATCCGCAGTGGTCATTTCACCCATTGAGGTAGTAGACGGTTTAGGGGGATCACTTACCTGAGAAAGAGAATGATAAAGATATGAAAAAGGCATCTTCAAACTACAAATGTAATGAAACCACATTTAAAGTTACGCATATAAAGTAACACATGTAAGTAAGGCTGATTCTGCTGACAGAAAGCAAAACATATGCTAATAAATTATGATTAGTGCAAACTTGAAAAGTCTGTGACACTAGGAGTGAGGACAGAATTTTTTTGCACTACTAGATCTGGTTTAACTCGATGTATAAAGTGTAAAGAAAGAAGCACAGGCATTAAGTTGAGTGAAGCTCTCACTCTGTTCTTCGAGCAGTCAGGATGGCATGAACTAATGTGTTAGCACAAACGCGATGTGTTAGCATAAGCGCGTCCTTGACTGTCAGATCAGTTCCCAAACATGACAGTCTCCATAGGAAACACATGCTAGCAAAGCCACTGTTCAGCTTCTatttcttaaaacaaaacaaaaaacacacatacaaaataaaattaaaataataatcttaaaaaaaaaaaaacaaacacacaaaaaactaaaatgtaaaacaaaaataaaacctaaaaccaaaacaaagcaaaacacaaaaaagttGACAGACAcacctaaaaataaacaaaaaacacaccaaaacaaaagaaaaaataaaacaaaaggaaaataaggaaaagaaaaacaacaatgaaaacaaaacaacatctttatatatatatatattataaaaacacatacacacaaaacaaaaaagtatttgactttCATACCCCCGTGAGTTTATCCAGATTGTCTTCCAGCACTTTTACAGTGAAGAAAAATGCTCGCTTGGCCAATACTTGTCGGTCCACATCTCGAAAGTACTTCCTATAACACACAACATAACACAATATGATATATCCTTGCATTAAAATGCTTCCTGCCATATGcttcatatacagtataacaaAATAGGAAAACAAACCCACAAAACAATTTATGATAACTGTATGAAGTGCTATAAATTTATACATAACAAAAATGCAAGGTTAATTGAATTGTTCACAAGCATTTGGCAACACTACATATCAAGAGGCTACTTCTTCTCATTTTCTGTTACAAATTTGCACTTATTAAATATTTGCACTGTCTTACTTTCCCTGATCAGGGGTTCTCTGAAGCATCAGGGAGATTTTAAGTAAAGCGTGGTGATCTTTCAGTTGAGACAGAGCATCCAGTAAGAGCACGACGGATCTGTTCATATGAGATGCAAAACTACCAGGACGATCGATCTCATCTACTGGAATACGCCAGATGCCCTgaggaagagaaggagagagCCATTAGCAGAGAGAAGAGGAGTTCGTCTGCATGAGGCATCAGGACAGCTTTAAACCCGGCGCTGGCTGTCAGATCTGGCTCCAGTCTCGTTTGCCAAACAAGCCAGCATCTCCACAGGAAAACTGATGTTGCCAAGGCCACTGCTGAGCTGCTATTTACAGCACAGTCCAAAATATACATAAGGGCCAATTATAAACACAATTCAGTGCTTCACGAACATCTCCAATTGTGAAAACAAACCTCCAGGAAAGTCCATTACCATTCACAAGAGGTAAAAACATAAGGAAAGAATAGGTGGATGACTTCAGACAGTGCAGCGCTCATAGGCACAAATGAGAGAGAAGGCAAAATGGAGAGAAGTGGAGAAATGTTATTGTTGTAAGGCCATCTGCTGTTGGCTTTTGATGCGTTGGTCTCCGGCCATGAAGACAATCTGCCCACTGATGAGACATCTGCCTcaacccactctctctctctctctctctctctcgatccaTCTCTCTAGCCCTCTGCTTCATCTCGAGCTGTTCATCTTTCCCTCCAGTCGTGCTGGTCTAGTGTGTGAAGTGTATCTGGCTGGAAAACAGCAGACTAAACAGAGCTGGTGACAATGAACGGAAATGGCAAACTAATGAAGACGTCAAGAGAACATTCGCTATGCAGACACGTGGAGTTATGCGAGCTCGATTTCACGTGGCATTGCATTGTGAAAGAACTCGTAGCACAGAACGGTGCATTCTCAGGATGACTGCAAGCGTGCAATAGCAGACATTAGCAAAAACTGTCTTCCTTTTCCCGTTTTCTCTTTTAGATCAACAACCGTGCTGTCAAGGTGGAGCAACAGTCTGAAGAGAATCTTGCAGTCTTATCGGAAAATATGACATTATATCACAGTAACACGTTAAAGCCAGTGTGAAATGgcatttgaaacccattttacttctATAGTCAAAATATTTAACAAGAAAAATGTTGGACAGGGCCTGATTCTGACTCAAATATGCAGAGTGAGCGATACATCTCAGAATAAAAAAAGTCAGGTGATTTGAAAGGAGAAATGAACAAGAAAATCATTCTTTATACACAATATTTGTTTGTGATAAATTTTCTCTGCTCTCCAAGGATGCTTTTATTTGATAGAGAgttaaaactgtaaatattattactatattattaaaataccatttaaataaaaaaatataataataataataaaactttgaataagtgttttctatttaaatatactttaaaatgtaatttatcttgtgatgcaaagcagatttgctgctcaaatattattcattattattggtgcacaattaataataatgtttcttattattatcaatgctgacaattttgctgcttaatatttttgtgaaaattgtgatagcccaataaataaatacaaatcctaCTTTTATTTGgaaaggacacattcaattaataaagtgacagtaaataaatgtataatgttatttcaaacgaaaactgctcttttgaactttctattaataaagaatcctgaaaaacaacacataaaaatgaagcagcaaaaaaacatttgcaacattgatacaattattaataattaagtggcaacaataattgataataatcgagcaaatcaatatattagaatgatttttgaaggatcatgtgagtgagtataatatattttactaacattaaaaaacttaattattccaaacttttgatcagtagtgTACATTATGAAgaaagatatatttaaaaacttgtcTTTGGACTACTGTGCATGATGATCATTCATAATAAGAGCAGGAACATGGATTAATAAGGTAAGTAGgctcaatatattatttatgaatGAACGATGCGATGCGCACTTGCAATACATTGGAAATGCAAGCATTTGCATCTGTGCTCTGGTCACGACAGCTTCATCCTTCACCAGTGTGAGTGTGTCTCCAGCAGGCAGAGAACTTCGGAGTAAACATCAATTAGAGCAAATAGTCTGTTTTCAAACAGAAAGCTATAGCCATGCAGAGCTGCAAGTCTCCGCAGTCTTGATTTCAATGAGGAAACAGTGTACCCCAGTTCTCTGCCGCCAATCTTTCAGTCTGAATCTTTCTAAATGCCCTAAAAAAAATGACACTGCTTCGGTTTGGCCTGGCAGACTCCCATGTACGGACATTTGGACATTCCAGAAAATGTAGATGGCACTGGAGCATGTGGAAACTGAGAAAGTGGATGTAAGCGAGAACTGAAAAATATGCAGGAATGTGAAAAGAGAGaatgtgaaaaagaaagaaatgctaaTCAGAAGGTTGGATGTTTCCGTAAACCTGGATGTTTATTTGCATGTGGAATGATCTGCAGCTGCTAGTCGTCAAATTAAGAGCAGAGTGAAAGAACCGATCCAGAAGGCACATGAGAAGAAGAAGCAATGGTAAAGGGGCTGTAGGTGGAGAATGgattaaaagtaattaataaaCTTCAGATTTTGTTAATACACTGAAATTCTGCCTATACAACAGTCACATTTTCTACATCTGAATAGACCAGTGTAactaaacaaattcatctataTTTTTCatcctttaaattattattataattttttttttaatcagagcaATTTTGACAAACATTGTTGCCAGTTAGATTCAAAATGTTTAACCGAGGAAGTAAAATACAATAGTTTGTtcattttagattatttatttaataatattattttaaatttattcgcttacaaaataaatatagtcaAAGATAATAGAGGCATGTTTTCCAGAACCTTCTTCACTAAAAATAACACCAGAAACAATATTTAACCATTTTCATTTATATCTACCATCATACAAACAAATAGCAATATTCATctttacagtaaaaactgaataAGAGTGaagattgttttcttttttttctcagtgtacaTATATTTTAACTAAAACATTGTAGACATTGTATATTTTTGAAGGTCTGGCAAAAAATAAATCCTTAAATTTGAATTCAAAACTGAATCAAACTGCAACGCTGTTTTGAATCAAAAAACTAAACGAGAGTTTCACACTTATTAATACTATCAACACCATCACACACACCGAACTTTGAGACAAGTCTAATAAAATTGgctaaataaaatgctaattaaaaccATCCTGACAAGTGGCTTAAAATACACCATTAATATTAAACATATCAGCCAACTTTAGCTCCGAATAATAAACTCTAGACTCTCACAGGCCAGCATCGGTGGCTAATAGCCaaacaaaaagtgtgtgtgtgtgtgagagagaaagggtTTTGCCCTTTCACTGCAGGGATTACCCAAAGCCCCTCCAGCAGGACTCCGTAGACGGATGGATACAGGAAAGAGAAAGGAGGGAGTGTATCCTGATGGACAGATATGGGGAAGAGGCGTGCCCAGACGGATCAGCGGATGGAATGATATTAAGACGGGTCTCTGGCACAGGACCCTCAAACCGCTGTGTAACACGGCTTTACGGTCAGATTACACACATGAGCTCAGTCATTCCTGCACTGCAGCAACTGTCCTTCTCATCAGCATGTTTACAAGATGTGCGATCGCCTCATAACAAGAATAACACTATTACATCATTTCCAGTCAGTGTTTACTTTAATGTTCAAAACAAAGTTTGTTGACCTAAATAACTACAGCTGTTTTATAGATTAAAAGGGATTACAAATCAAAACATGTTTCTGGCAAATCAACTATTCTGACTGGTGTTTTAAAAGGTGCAtgtattaaatgtgtatataatgtCTTTAAATACAAACTTATACCACTGAAGCTTCTAAATGAGTTTtagattaaatgcaaaaatgatgCTACTATCGTGACATCAATTTTGGCTTTGCTGTTATGCTAACTACACTAGCATTTGATATCAGTGTGTCTTTTTGTGTCAGTGAGAACATGCATCACAGAGTAACAAGACGAGATATAATGGGAGCTAATGGTCCCTTTTGAAAGGTTAAGTATGGCCAAGCGCTCTGGAATTTGATACACTCGTTTAttctccatttctttttttctgggaATCCCCACACCTCCAGATGTGAACAAATACATAATAGCCATGTTTATATGATTTTGGTcatagaaaaagagagagggataacagaaacaatgttttcatggcAAACAAAACTtcctgatgatgatgacgacgactAACAAGAACAAAACCAGCCAATCGTCTGCTTCCAATTAGCATATTTCAATTATTATGAGAAGGAAACTTtgacttcaacaaaaaaaaatatgacattaatCACAATGACACAAATTACTGAAATGACTActcataaaaacaatacaaatttactttaaaaagacTAAAGTCGACTGAGCAGCGGAAGAAGAGCAAGCTGTCATGTCTGTTTCAGGCCTACAGCTGCTCCTAATGCGATCGATACAATCTGACAGTGAAATCATTGAATTGAGGTCATCAGAAGAGGGCTTCCCTCGCCATGTGAGGCCAGTCCTCTGTGCACGAGCagcaaaaagtgttttcattagTGAAGAAGGGCTTCCTTCACcagtgcaaaaaaagaaaaacactctcAAAAGCTTTCAATATGAGCAGCGCAAACCAGATGTGCAGATCTCAAGAACGCTGCAAGATGTTTCTGATAAGCAGCTCCGATTCAACACGTTTGACTAATTAAGCGAAACAAGAACACAAGTGAATTCTTGCATAAGAAACAAGACACTGAATTTTCCCTCAGGGATTCCCACTAGACACCCAACCTCACCCGTTACTTTAAAAGTGTCCAGAATTACAGTATCTACAGAAGCATCTTCACTCCAGAGCTGAGGAGCACAGAAGGAAAGCGGGAACCAGGAGGAAGGAGGTTCCCAGTTTTCTGACTCATCCAGTGCACTTCATCACTCCATTTCTGGTCATTATTACTGCCGCTCGTATTGACGAAACGCAGGACTCCGGAGAAAGCACTAGCTAACTATTATCTGCGTCACGCGTGACAAGAGTCAATGCTCTCAAacactcactttctctctctggcTCTACTCCTTGAACTCTCACCCACTGCTCTCCCACCTTCAACTGCCTCTTCACAGCAAATCTGAACGAAACAATCTCAAATACGAGCAAGCTGACACTTCTCCTCTCCACCTTTTATTCCAGGAGCAAAAACAGAAGGAAAAGGAAACCAAACAGGAAAAGCAGAAGGAAGAAACTCACCATCACCGAGGAGAGCTACCCCACGCTCTGCCTGTATGAAGTGTGTGAGTAAATGggatgttttgattttttttttttttttacggtccAGCGAGAGAAGGCGAGCTGAAGTCCAGGCTCGAGGGAGTGGGCTGCACGCGTGCGAAGGGAGGAGAAAAGGAGAGATGGATGAAGGAGTGTGCCTCAAACAGAGGAGCGCTTGCTCTCCTCTCTTTCCAGCCCTGCCATCGCAAAACAAAACGCCCACGCTTCTCTTTCTCTGCTCTGACCCCAGTGCgctctctcgtgctctctctccctccctccccgCGCTCTCGCTCCTTCTCTGTACACAGACCGAGAGACGGCCCCTTCAGAACccagccagccaatcagagacgGACTCTGTTTCTCAGCCCAGCAGTGCACACCCACAcaaacatacagagagagagagagagagagagaggggtgag
Proteins encoded:
- the LOC113107286 gene encoding calcineurin-binding protein cabin-1-like isoform X2 is translated as MPAQGLFFERNKTDLFNGIWRIPVDEIDRPGSFASHMNRSVVLLLDALSQLKDHHALLKISLMLQRTPDQGKKYFRDVDRQVLAKRAFFFTVKVLEDNLDKLTGVSDPPKPSTTSMGEMTTADVSNRPPAVEDHRCSHTTQPKAGLPNTHKFTGSETGPPRMPQQCSATLQLSLEPLNEAAEAGVHPRKGTSALVEPMELGPGSWPGASKFRDPQTPVETGPQEQGVVKSATEEAGKVPESSRASELSLEDLSISSKQQQLQNQMNADKGALSMVPTPTSSIPTPLASTPELGLQQRPSRKRKLLDDEESGKTLLLDAYRVWQQGQKGMTYDLQRIEKIMSETYMLIKQVDEDVALDQAVKFCQIQMATSAQRQSSSDAPSTPKLSKDQRDLFFPASFSTPCLHTHTHPAPAQDLNKSSRPLLIQPQTHSTATQLHCTPSSQPDQSQQRKTPCQPIASMAFLRHTEDREEPVTEGLLYRQQESHLCQQMKMATVSQIPSTHEPPSCSTHTSTESDESKQADASRIRARIPPNMPKLVIPSTVTKFPPEITVTPPTPTLLSPKGSISEETKQKLKNVILSSQSAANVKKDTLAQPALEVQETSSQESSLESESDEEDDYMDI
- the LOC113107286 gene encoding calcineurin-binding protein cabin-1-like isoform X3, which encodes MGIWRIPVDEIDRPGSFASHMNRSVVLLLDALSQLKDHHALLKISLMLQRTPDQGKKYFRDVDRQVLAKRAFFFTVKVLEDNLDKLTGVSDPPKPSTTSMGEMTTADVSNRPPAVEDHRCSHTTQPKAGLPNTHKFTGSETGPPRMPQQCSATLQLSLEPLNEAAEAGVHPRKGTSALVEPMELGPGSWPGASKFRDPQTPVETGPQEQGVVKSATEEAGKVPESSRASELSLEDLSISSKQQQLQNQMNADKGALSMVPTPTSSIPTPLASTPELGLQQRPSRKRKLLDDEESGKTLLLDAYRVWQQGQKGMTYDLQRIEKIMSETYMLIKQVDEDVALDQAVKFCQIQMATSAQRQSSSDAPSTPKLSKDQRDLFFPASFSTPCLHTHTHPAPAQDLNKSSRPLLIQPQTHSTATQLHCTPSSQPDQSQQRKTPCQPIASMAFLRHTEDREEPVTEGLLYRQQESHLCQQMKMATVSQIPSTHEPPSCSTHTSTESDESKQADASRIRARIPPNMPKLVIPSTVTKFPPEITVTPPTPTLLSPKGSISEETKQKLKNVILSSQSAANVKKDTLAQPALEVQETSSQESSLESESDEEDDYMDI